CCAGAACCACATCATGTCGGGCCAGACCATGTCGCGGAACCGGTCGCGCGTGATGTAGATGCCGGCCCAGCCGCAGATCGTCAGCAGGTTCAGGATGCCCGCTATGCCGTTCATGATGTTCCACGAGCCGCCGACCATGAACACGCCGTCGACCATGCCGTCCATGCCGTAGACCTGGAAGTCACGGATCACGGCCTCGGCGATGTTGAGCGCGAGGATCGCCGGCGGGAACAGCAGGGCGTACTTCATCGCCCCGACGCGCTTGTTGTACCGGATGAGCATGAAGCCGATACAGCCGGCGAGGGCCGAGTACACCTTGACCCAGTGGAACCAGGTGCCGGTCGAGGACCCTGCCCCTGCGGTGTGGGGCCAGACGAAGATCGTCAGCAGGACCGGCAGGACGACGAAGATGCCGATCGCAGCGGTCTTGGACCAGCGGACGAGCTCGTTGAGGCCCACGAGGGCCGCGAGCACCACGAACCACATGACGGCTGCTTGCCAGGGGATGGAATCGAAGAGGAACACGTCGCTCCCTTTCTCAGGACGACGGGACGGCTTGTGGCCGCCCGGGGTGGAGGACGGTGCGCCAGGTGAGCGAGCCCGGTCCCGGCGCACCGTCGGGTTCCGAGCCGTCGCGTCACTCGGTGTCGGAACGCGCCTCCTCGAGGTGCAGAACCTGTCGCACGATCGTCACGAGCACCGCGTCGTCGACCTCCGGGGTGTTCCGGGCGAGGCCGACGAGTCCGTAGACGAGGACGTAGAACGTCTCGGGGACGTGCTCGATGCCGATGTGGTGCCTGGCCGCGTAGGCCTCGACGGTCGTGGCGCCGATGCACTCGACCACGGCCCGCACGGCCCGGTCGAGGAAGCGGTTGTACAGCCCCGCGCTCTCGGTGCGCTGCATGTCGTCGCGCAGCGGGGCGACCGCCCGCAGGTGCGTGCGGAACATCGCGATGCAGTCGACGAGGGCCTTGTCGATGTTCCCGGTCTCGCGCGCCGCGTCCCACGCGCGCACGGCCTCGACGAACTCTGCGACGTAGCCCTCGAGCACGGCGTCGACGAGAGCGTCCTTGTCGGGGAAGTAGTAGTAGACGAGGCCCCGGGCGATGCCCGCGCGCTCGGCGACCTCCTTGGTCGAGGTCCGGGCGATGCCCTGCTCGGCGAACAGCTCGCGGGCGGCGTGCACGATCTCCTCGGCACGAACCTCGGGTGCTGAACGTCGCCTCCTCGGCGTCGTCGCGTCGGTCATCGGAGCCCCTTCCTGAGCTGATACCTGGACGCTAGATCCACTATTGACACAGCGTCAACA
This region of Oerskovia jenensis genomic DNA includes:
- a CDS encoding DUF5692 family protein, which gives rise to MFLFDSIPWQAAVMWFVVLAALVGLNELVRWSKTAAIGIFVVLPVLLTIFVWPHTAGAGSSTGTWFHWVKVYSALAGCIGFMLIRYNKRVGAMKYALLFPPAILALNIAEAVIRDFQVYGMDGMVDGVFMVGGSWNIMNGIAGILNLLTICGWAGIYITRDRFRDMVWPDMMWFWIIAYDLWNFAYVYNCVGDHAFYAGAALLISCTIPAFFLRKGAWLQHRAHTLAFWMMFTMAVPTFVSDSSFAVDSSHDPTALFVVSLISLLANVAVAVYQVKVIVTKRRNPLRDELFTDHKSYQELAKDRPAPELATAGAPTA
- a CDS encoding TetR/AcrR family transcriptional regulator — translated: MTDATTPRRRRSAPEVRAEEIVHAARELFAEQGIARTSTKEVAERAGIARGLVYYYFPDKDALVDAVLEGYVAEFVEAVRAWDAARETGNIDKALVDCIAMFRTHLRAVAPLRDDMQRTESAGLYNRFLDRAVRAVVECIGATTVEAYAARHHIGIEHVPETFYVLVYGLVGLARNTPEVDDAVLVTIVRQVLHLEEARSDTE